A stretch of the Capsicum annuum cultivar UCD-10X-F1 chromosome 8, UCD10Xv1.1, whole genome shotgun sequence genome encodes the following:
- the LOC107838896 gene encoding protein NAR1 isoform X2, with protein MSEKFSATLRIGDLNDYIAPSQGCVVSLNANSSRIDKSQNVGKAGALSKPLQKEPVKISLKDCLACSGCITSAETVMLEKQSLDEFLSNLEGGRTVIVSLSPQSRASLALHYGLSSLQVFRKLTTFFKSLGVKAIFDTSCSRDLTLIESCNEFMVRYKQSQCTSKEESKPPLPMISSACPGWICYAEKTLGSYILPYISSVKSPQQTIGAVVKNCMYQKLSVRPKDIYHVTVMPCYDKKLEAAREEFVFQVDSDTEKITEVDSVLTTGEVLDLIQVKAVDFQSLQESPLDKLFANIDEEDHLYGVQGSSGGYAETIYRHVAKVLLGQEVEGPIAFKTIRNSDFQEVSLEVNDKSVLKFALCYGFRNLQNVVRKLKMGKCDYHFLEIMACPSGCLNGGGQIKRQPGQSAKEFIQLLETAYVENVVVADPFNNPIIEGLYNEWLEHPGSEKAKSVSRWCFYSARSSEEGFDATLH; from the exons ATGTCGGAGAAATTCTCTGCGACTCTCAGAATTGGGGATTTGAATGATTACATAGCTCCCTCCCAGGGCTGTGTCGTTTCCCTCAATGCTAATTCTTCTAGAATCGACAAATCCCAG AATGTGGGAAAAGCTGGAGCTTTGAGCAAACCACTACAAAAAGAACCTGTCAAAATTTCTCTCAAAGATTGCTTGGCTTGCAG TGGGTGCATTACATCGGCAGAAACGGTCATGCTTGAGAAGCAGAGTTTAGATGAGTTCCTTTCCAATTTGGAAGGGGGAAGGACGGTTATTGTCTCTCTCTCTCCCCAGTCTAGGGCCTCTTTGGCTCTTCATTATGGACTTTCTTCACTTCAG GTCTTCAGGAAGCTCACGACATTTTTTAAGTCTCTGGGTGTGAAAGCTATATTTGATACCAGCTGCAGTAGAGACTTGACTCTAATAGAATCTTGTAACGAGTTTATGGTGCGATATAAACAATCCCAATGTACAAGTAAAGAGGAGTCAAAGCCACCTTTGCCCATGATCTCTTCTGCATGTCCAG GTTGGATATGCTATGCTGAGAAGACCCTTGGTTCTTACATTCTTCCATACATTTCTTCAGTTAAGAGCCCCCAACAAACTATTGGAGCAGTTGTCAAGAATTGTATGTACCAAAAGCTAAGTGTAAG ACCCAAGGATATATACCATGTGACTGTAATGCCATGTTATGACAAGAAGCTTGAGGCTGCTCGTGAAGAGTTCGTTTTTCAAGTGGATTCAGATACTGAAAAAATTACAGAGGTTGATTCAGTTTTGACAACAGGAGAGGTTTTGGATTTGATACAG GTAAAAGCAGTTGATTTTCAATCCTTGCAAGAGTCCCCTCTAGATAAATT GTTTGCAAATATCGATGAGGAGGACCATCTTTATGGGGTTCAGGGAAGTTCTGGAGGATATGCAGAGACCATTTATCGTCATGTTGCTAAAGTGCTTTTAGGTCAAGAAGTTGAAGGCCCTATAGCGTTCAAGACTATAAGGAACTCTGATTTCCAAGAAGTGAGCCTAGAA GTGAATGATAAATCTGTCCTGAAATTTGCATTATGTTATGGTTTCCGGAACCTGCAGAATGTTGTTAGGAAATTAAAAATGGGAAAGTGTGACTACCATTTCTTGGAGATCATGGCATGCCCTTCAG GATGCTTAAATGGTGGCGGACAAATAAAGCGACAGCCTGGGCAGTCAGCTAAAGAGTTCATTCAGCTGTTGGAGACGGCTTATGTAGAAAAT GTTGTGGTTGCTGATCCTTTTAACAATCCCATCATAGAAGGCCTATACAATGAGTGGCTTGAACATCCTGGTTCAGAGAAAGCAAAGAG TGTTTCCCGCTGGTGTTTTTATTCTGCAAGATCATCTGAAGAGGGTTTTGATGCTACACTGCATTGA
- the LOC107838896 gene encoding protein NAR1 isoform X1: MSEKFSATLRIGDLNDYIAPSQGCVVSLNANSSRIDKSQNVGKAGALSKPLQKEPVKISLKDCLACSGCITSAETVMLEKQSLDEFLSNLEGGRTVIVSLSPQSRASLALHYGLSSLQVFRKLTTFFKSLGVKAIFDTSCSRDLTLIESCNEFMVRYKQSQCTSKEESKPPLPMISSACPGWICYAEKTLGSYILPYISSVKSPQQTIGAVVKNCMYQKLSVRPKDIYHVTVMPCYDKKLEAAREEFVFQVDSDTEKITEVDSVLTTGEVLDLIQVKAVDFQSLQESPLDKLFANIDEEDHLYGVQGSSGGYAETIYRHVAKVLLGQEVEGPIAFKTIRNSDFQEVSLEVNDKSVLKFALCYGFRNLQNVVRKLKMGKCDYHFLEIMACPSGCLNGGGQIKRQPGQSAKEFIQLLETAYVENVVVADPFNNPIIEGLYNEWLEHPGSEKAKRAAIVVVVGLGKVIYEVNSGRLINISGIDSKLICLMCIHG, encoded by the exons ATGTCGGAGAAATTCTCTGCGACTCTCAGAATTGGGGATTTGAATGATTACATAGCTCCCTCCCAGGGCTGTGTCGTTTCCCTCAATGCTAATTCTTCTAGAATCGACAAATCCCAG AATGTGGGAAAAGCTGGAGCTTTGAGCAAACCACTACAAAAAGAACCTGTCAAAATTTCTCTCAAAGATTGCTTGGCTTGCAG TGGGTGCATTACATCGGCAGAAACGGTCATGCTTGAGAAGCAGAGTTTAGATGAGTTCCTTTCCAATTTGGAAGGGGGAAGGACGGTTATTGTCTCTCTCTCTCCCCAGTCTAGGGCCTCTTTGGCTCTTCATTATGGACTTTCTTCACTTCAG GTCTTCAGGAAGCTCACGACATTTTTTAAGTCTCTGGGTGTGAAAGCTATATTTGATACCAGCTGCAGTAGAGACTTGACTCTAATAGAATCTTGTAACGAGTTTATGGTGCGATATAAACAATCCCAATGTACAAGTAAAGAGGAGTCAAAGCCACCTTTGCCCATGATCTCTTCTGCATGTCCAG GTTGGATATGCTATGCTGAGAAGACCCTTGGTTCTTACATTCTTCCATACATTTCTTCAGTTAAGAGCCCCCAACAAACTATTGGAGCAGTTGTCAAGAATTGTATGTACCAAAAGCTAAGTGTAAG ACCCAAGGATATATACCATGTGACTGTAATGCCATGTTATGACAAGAAGCTTGAGGCTGCTCGTGAAGAGTTCGTTTTTCAAGTGGATTCAGATACTGAAAAAATTACAGAGGTTGATTCAGTTTTGACAACAGGAGAGGTTTTGGATTTGATACAG GTAAAAGCAGTTGATTTTCAATCCTTGCAAGAGTCCCCTCTAGATAAATT GTTTGCAAATATCGATGAGGAGGACCATCTTTATGGGGTTCAGGGAAGTTCTGGAGGATATGCAGAGACCATTTATCGTCATGTTGCTAAAGTGCTTTTAGGTCAAGAAGTTGAAGGCCCTATAGCGTTCAAGACTATAAGGAACTCTGATTTCCAAGAAGTGAGCCTAGAA GTGAATGATAAATCTGTCCTGAAATTTGCATTATGTTATGGTTTCCGGAACCTGCAGAATGTTGTTAGGAAATTAAAAATGGGAAAGTGTGACTACCATTTCTTGGAGATCATGGCATGCCCTTCAG GATGCTTAAATGGTGGCGGACAAATAAAGCGACAGCCTGGGCAGTCAGCTAAAGAGTTCATTCAGCTGTTGGAGACGGCTTATGTAGAAAAT GTTGTGGTTGCTGATCCTTTTAACAATCCCATCATAGAAGGCCTATACAATGAGTGGCTTGAACATCCTGGTTCAGAGAAAGCAAAGAG GGCTGCTATAGTTGTTGTAGTGGGCTTGGGCAAGGTTATATATGAGGTGAACAGCGGCAGGTTGATCAATATTTCCGGGATCGACTCGAAATTGATTTGTCTCATGTGTATACATGGTTAA
- the LOC107838896 gene encoding protein NAR1 isoform X3, whose protein sequence is MSEKFSATLRIGDLNDYIAPSQGCVVSLNANSSRIDKSQNVGKAGALSKPLQKEPVKISLKDCLACSGCITSAETVMLEKQSLDEFLSNLEGGRTVIVSLSPQSRASLALHYGLSSLQVFRKLTTFFKSLGVKAIFDTSCSRDLTLIESCNEFMVRYKQSQCTSKEESKPPLPMISSACPGWICYAEKTLGSYILPYISSVKSPQQTIGAVVKNCMYQKLSVRPKDIYHVTVMPCYDKKLEAAREEFVFQVDSDTEKITEVDSVLTTGEVLDLIQVKAVDFQSLQESPLDKLFANIDEEDHLYGVQGSSGGYAETIYRHVAKVLLGQEVEGPIAFKTIRNSDFQEVSLEVNDKSVLKFALCYGFRNLQNVVRKLKMGKCDYHFLEIMACPSGCLNGGGQIKRQPGQSAKEFIQLLETAYVENVVVADPFNNPIIEGLYNEWLEHPGSEKAKRYLHTEYHPVVKSITSQLHNW, encoded by the exons ATGTCGGAGAAATTCTCTGCGACTCTCAGAATTGGGGATTTGAATGATTACATAGCTCCCTCCCAGGGCTGTGTCGTTTCCCTCAATGCTAATTCTTCTAGAATCGACAAATCCCAG AATGTGGGAAAAGCTGGAGCTTTGAGCAAACCACTACAAAAAGAACCTGTCAAAATTTCTCTCAAAGATTGCTTGGCTTGCAG TGGGTGCATTACATCGGCAGAAACGGTCATGCTTGAGAAGCAGAGTTTAGATGAGTTCCTTTCCAATTTGGAAGGGGGAAGGACGGTTATTGTCTCTCTCTCTCCCCAGTCTAGGGCCTCTTTGGCTCTTCATTATGGACTTTCTTCACTTCAG GTCTTCAGGAAGCTCACGACATTTTTTAAGTCTCTGGGTGTGAAAGCTATATTTGATACCAGCTGCAGTAGAGACTTGACTCTAATAGAATCTTGTAACGAGTTTATGGTGCGATATAAACAATCCCAATGTACAAGTAAAGAGGAGTCAAAGCCACCTTTGCCCATGATCTCTTCTGCATGTCCAG GTTGGATATGCTATGCTGAGAAGACCCTTGGTTCTTACATTCTTCCATACATTTCTTCAGTTAAGAGCCCCCAACAAACTATTGGAGCAGTTGTCAAGAATTGTATGTACCAAAAGCTAAGTGTAAG ACCCAAGGATATATACCATGTGACTGTAATGCCATGTTATGACAAGAAGCTTGAGGCTGCTCGTGAAGAGTTCGTTTTTCAAGTGGATTCAGATACTGAAAAAATTACAGAGGTTGATTCAGTTTTGACAACAGGAGAGGTTTTGGATTTGATACAG GTAAAAGCAGTTGATTTTCAATCCTTGCAAGAGTCCCCTCTAGATAAATT GTTTGCAAATATCGATGAGGAGGACCATCTTTATGGGGTTCAGGGAAGTTCTGGAGGATATGCAGAGACCATTTATCGTCATGTTGCTAAAGTGCTTTTAGGTCAAGAAGTTGAAGGCCCTATAGCGTTCAAGACTATAAGGAACTCTGATTTCCAAGAAGTGAGCCTAGAA GTGAATGATAAATCTGTCCTGAAATTTGCATTATGTTATGGTTTCCGGAACCTGCAGAATGTTGTTAGGAAATTAAAAATGGGAAAGTGTGACTACCATTTCTTGGAGATCATGGCATGCCCTTCAG GATGCTTAAATGGTGGCGGACAAATAAAGCGACAGCCTGGGCAGTCAGCTAAAGAGTTCATTCAGCTGTTGGAGACGGCTTATGTAGAAAAT GTTGTGGTTGCTGATCCTTTTAACAATCCCATCATAGAAGGCCTATACAATGAGTGGCTTGAACATCCTGGTTCAGAGAAAGCAAAGAGGTACCTGCATACCGAATATCATCCTGTAGTGAAAAGTATCACTTCACAGTTGCACAACTGGTAG